Proteins encoded by one window of Arabidopsis thaliana chromosome 2, partial sequence:
- a CDS encoding NAD(P)-binding Rossmann-fold superfamily protein gives MGSSSLMGESVLEEKIRDMEANEERLEVYDVDVLDYQSILISLNNCNAVFCCLDNPEGYDEEKEVDLEVRGAINVVEACARTESIEKIVFSSSLTAAIWRDNIGTQKDVDEKCWSDLDFCLKKKLWHALAKTQSEKAAWALAMDRMVNMVSVNPGLIVGPSVAQHNPRPTMSYLKGAAQMYENGVLAYVDVEFVADVHIRAFEDTSACGRYFCFNQIVNTEEEALKLVQTLSPLIPMPPRHEKEMQGSEVYEERLRNKKLNKLVEAGFAC, from the exons ATGGGTTCAAGTTCACTTATGG GGGAGAGTGTGCTTGAAGAGAAAATCAGAGACATGGAAGCTAACGAAGAGAGATTAGAGGTTTATGATGTGGATGTGTTAGATTACCAAAGTATCCTCATTTCTCTCAACAATTGTAATGCTGTCTTCTGTTGTTTGGATAATCCTGAAGGGTACGAT gaggagaaggaagtgGATTTGGAGGTGAGAGGAGCTATTAATGTGGTGGAAGCATGTGCAAGAACAGAGAGTATAGAGAAGATTGTGTTCTCATCTTCGTTAACTGCTGCAATTTGGAGAGATAACATTGGAACTCAGAAAGATGTTGATGAGAAGTGTTGGAGTGATCTTGACTTCTGTCTCAAAAAAAAG TTGTGGCATGCTCTTGCGAAGACACAGTCCGAGAAGGCAGCTTGGGCATTAGCCATGGATCGTATGGTCAACATGGTTTCGGTTAACCCGGGCCTCATCGTTGGACCATCAGTGGCTCAACACAACCCAAGACCGACCATGTCTTACCtcaaag GAGCTGCACAAATGTATGAGAACGGTGTGTTAGCGTACGTAGATGTTGAATTTGTAGCGGATGTTCACATTCGAGCATTCGAGGATACTTCGGCTTGTGGTAGATACTTTTGCTTCAACCAAATTGTGAACacggaagaagaagctctcaAGCTTGTACAAACTCTATCTCCTTTAATACCTATGCCACCAAg gCATGAGAAAGAAATGCAAGGAAGTGAAGTTTatgaagagagattgagaaacaagaaactaaacaaGCTGGTGGAAGCTGGATTTGCTTGTTAA
- the SNRNP-G gene encoding Putative small nuclear ribonucleoprotein G (probable small nuclear ribonucleoprotein G (SNRNP-G); CONTAINS InterPro DOMAIN/s: Like-Sm ribonucleoprotein (LSM) domain (InterPro:IPR001163), Like-Sm ribonucleoprotein (LSM) domain, eukaryotic/archaea-type (InterPro:IPR006649), Like-Sm ribonucleoprotein (LSM)-related domain (InterPro:IPR010920); BEST Arabidopsis thaliana protein match is: Small nuclear ribonucleoprotein family protein (TAIR:AT3G11500.1); Has 1073 Blast hits to 1073 proteins in 252 species: Archae - 104; Bacteria - 0; Metazoa - 399; Fungi - 257; Plants - 180; Viruses - 0; Other Eukaryotes - 133 (source: NCBI BLink).) has protein sequence MVTGTLRGFDQFMNLVVDNTVEVNGNDKTDIGMVVIRGNSIVTVEALEPVGRSS, from the exons ATGGTTACTGGAACTCTTCGTGGGTTTGATCAGTTCATGAATCTTGTTGTGGATAACACTGTTGAGGTGAACGGTAACGACAAAACCGACATCGGGATGGTG GTGATTAGAGGAAACAGCATTGTCACTGTTGAAGCTCTTGAACCAGTGGGCAGATCTTCTTAG
- a CDS encoding NAD(P)-binding Rossmann-fold superfamily protein, whose protein sequence is MNQEKTISCCCVLDASTYVGFWILKRLLTRGYSVHAAIRKNGESVLEEKIRDMEANEERLEVYDVDVLDYQSILISLNNCNAVFCCLDNPEGYDEEKEVDLEVRGAINVVEACARTESIEKIVFSSSLTAAIWRDNIGTQKDVDEKCWSDLDFCLKKKLWHALAKTQSEKAAWALAMDRMVNMVSVNPGLIVGPSVAQHNPRPTMSYLKGAAQMYENGVLAYVDVEFVADVHIRAFEDTSACGRYFCFNQIVNTEEEALKLVQTLSPLIPMPPSYNI, encoded by the exons atgaatcaagaaaagaccatttcttgttgttgtgttcTTGATGCTTCCACTTATGTTGGTTTCTGGATTCTCAAGAGATTGCTCACTAGAGGTTACTCTGTTCACGCAGCTATCCGTAAAAACG GGGAGAGTGTGCTTGAAGAGAAAATCAGAGACATGGAAGCTAACGAAGAGAGATTAGAGGTTTATGATGTGGATGTGTTAGATTACCAAAGTATCCTCATTTCTCTCAACAATTGTAATGCTGTCTTCTGTTGTTTGGATAATCCTGAAGGGTACGAT gaggagaaggaagtgGATTTGGAGGTGAGAGGAGCTATTAATGTGGTGGAAGCATGTGCAAGAACAGAGAGTATAGAGAAGATTGTGTTCTCATCTTCGTTAACTGCTGCAATTTGGAGAGATAACATTGGAACTCAGAAAGATGTTGATGAGAAGTGTTGGAGTGATCTTGACTTCTGTCTCAAAAAAAAG TTGTGGCATGCTCTTGCGAAGACACAGTCCGAGAAGGCAGCTTGGGCATTAGCCATGGATCGTATGGTCAACATGGTTTCGGTTAACCCGGGCCTCATCGTTGGACCATCAGTGGCTCAACACAACCCAAGACCGACCATGTCTTACCtcaaag GAGCTGCACAAATGTATGAGAACGGTGTGTTAGCGTACGTAGATGTTGAATTTGTAGCGGATGTTCACATTCGAGCATTCGAGGATACTTCGGCTTGTGGTAGATACTTTTGCTTCAACCAAATTGTGAACacggaagaagaagctctcaAGCTTGTACAAACTCTATCTCCTTTAATACCTATGCCACCAAg ttataatatatga
- a CDS encoding Eukaryotic aspartyl protease family protein (Eukaryotic aspartyl protease family protein; FUNCTIONS IN: aspartic-type endopeptidase activity; INVOLVED IN: proteolysis; LOCATED IN: endomembrane system; EXPRESSED IN: 16 plant structures; EXPRESSED DURING: 9 growth stages; CONTAINS InterPro DOMAIN/s: Peptidase aspartic (InterPro:IPR021109), Peptidase aspartic, catalytic (InterPro:IPR009007), Peptidase A1 (InterPro:IPR001461); BEST Arabidopsis thaliana protein match is: Eukaryotic aspartyl protease family protein (TAIR:AT4G30030.1); Has 2014 Blast hits to 2006 proteins in 156 species: Archae - 0; Bacteria - 0; Metazoa - 158; Fungi - 70; Plants - 1675; Viruses - 0; Other Eukaryotes - 111 (source: NCBI BLink).): protein MECSFQTSLLLFITVSYFVVTESIKPNRMAMKLIHRESVARLNPNARVPITPEDHIKHLTDISSARFKYLQNSIDKELGSSNFQVDVEQAIKTSLFLVNFSVGQPPVPQLTIMDTGSSLLWIQCQPCKHCSSDHMIHPVFNPALSSTFVECSCDDRFCRYAPNGHCGSSNKCVYEQVYISGTGSKGVLAKERLTFTTPNGNTVVTQPIAFGCGYENGEQLESHFTGILGLGAKPTSLAVQLGSKFSYCIGDLANKNYGYNQLVLGEDADILGDPTPIEFETENSIYYMNLEGISVGDTQLNIEPVVFKRRGPRTGVILDSGTLYTWLADIAYRELYNEIKSILDPKLERFWFRDFLCYHGRVSEELIGFPVVTFHFAGGAELAMEATSMFYPLSEPNTFNVFCMSVKPTKEHGGEYKEFTAIGLMAQQYYNIGYDLKEKNIYLQRIDCVQLDDYSPSK from the coding sequence ATGGAATGTTCTTTCCAAACTTCACTCTTACTCTTCATCACTGTATCATACTTTGTAGTAACAGAATCCATTAAACCTAACCGAATGGCGATGAAGCTGATACACCGTGAATCAGTGGCCCGTCTCAACCCAAATGCTCGAGTTCCGATCACTCCAGAAGACCATATCAAACACCTGACAGATATTTCATCAGCCCGGTTTAAGTATCTACAGAATTCGATTGACAAAGAGCTAGGCAGCAGCAATTTCCAAGTTGATGTGGAACAAGCAATCAAAACATCATTGTTTCTTGTGAATTTCTCCGTAGGACAGCCACCGGTGCCGCAGTTAACTATCATGGATACTGGAAGCTCACTTTTATGGATCCAATGTCAACCCTGCAAACACTGCTCATCAGATCATATGATCCATCCTGTCTTCAATCCAGCATTGTCTTCAACATTTGTAGAGTGTTCCTGCGATGATCGTTTTTGCAGGTATGCACCAAACGGACATTGCGGCTCATCAAACAAGTGTGTTTACGAACAAGTGTATATAAGCGGCACTGGGTCAAAAGGCGTTCTAGCTAAAGAACGGTTAACCTTCACAACACCTAACGGTAACACTGTTGTGACCCAACCTATTGCTTTTGGGTGTGGCTACGAGAATGGAGAGCAGTTGGAAAGTCATTTCACTGGTATTTTGGGGTTAGGAGCCAAACCCACATCACTTGCCGTACAGCTTGGGTCTAAATTCTCTTACTGCATTGGTGATTTAGCTAACAAAAACTACGGTTACAATCAGCTGGTTCTGGGAGAGGACGCGGATATTCTCGGCGATCCAACACCCATTGAATTTGAGACAGAGAATAGTATCTACTATATGAATCTAGAAGGGATTAGTGTTGGGGATACACAACTCAATATCGAACCAGTGGTATTCAAAAGAAGAGGACCAAGAACAGGGGTCATACTAGACTCGGGCACACTCTACACTTGGCTAGCAGATATAGCCTACAGAGAACTCTACAATGAAATAAAATCCATTCTGGATCCAAAATTAGAGAGATTCTGGTTTAGAGACTTCTTGTGCTACCATGGGAGAGTGAGCGAAGAGCTCATAGGCTTCCCTGTGGTGACATTTCATTTTGCAGGCGGAGCTGAGCTGGCTATGGAGGCCACAAGCATGTTTTATCCATTATCAGAACCGAATACGTTTAACGTCTTTTGTATGTCAGTGAAGCCAACCAAAGAACATGGAGGGGAATATAAGGAATTCACAGCTATAGGGCTAATGGCTCAACAATACTATAATATTGGTTACGacctcaaagaaaaaaacatctatCTCCAGAGAATCGACTGTGTTCAACTCGATGACTATTCCCCATCAAAGTAA
- the SNRNP-G gene encoding Putative small nuclear ribonucleoprotein G (probable small nuclear ribonucleoprotein G (SNRNP-G); CONTAINS InterPro DOMAIN/s: Like-Sm ribonucleoprotein (LSM) domain (InterPro:IPR001163), Like-Sm ribonucleoprotein (LSM)-related domain (InterPro:IPR010920), Like-Sm ribonucleoprotein (LSM) domain, eukaryotic/archaea-type (InterPro:IPR006649); BEST Arabidopsis thaliana protein match is: Small nuclear ribonucleoprotein family protein (TAIR:AT3G11500.1); Has 1247 Blast hits to 1247 proteins in 267 species: Archae - 124; Bacteria - 0; Metazoa - 472; Fungi - 280; Plants - 197; Viruses - 0; Other Eukaryotes - 174 (source: NCBI BLink).) — translation MSRSGQPPDLKKYMDKKLQIKLNANRMVTGTLRGFDQFMNLVVDNTVEVNGNDKTDIGMVVIRGNSIVTVEALEPVGRSS, via the exons ATGAGTCGTTCAGGTCAGCCTCCGGATCTTAAGAA GTACATGGATAAGAAGCTCCAAA TCAAGCTTAATGCTAACCGAATGGTTACTGGAACTCTTCGTGGGTTTGATCAGTTCATGAATCTTGTTGTGGATAACACTGTTGAGGTGAACGGTAACGACAAAACCGACATCGGGATGGTG GTGATTAGAGGAAACAGCATTGTCACTGTTGAAGCTCTTGAACCAGTGGGCAGATCTTCTTAG
- a CDS encoding NAD(P)-binding Rossmann-fold superfamily protein has product MNQEKTISCCCVLDASTYVGFWILKRLLTRGYSVHAAIRKNGESVLEEKIRDMEANEERLEVYDVDVLDYQSILISLNNCNAVFCCLDNPEGYDEEKEVDLEVRGAINVVEACARTESIEKIVFSSSLTAAIWRDNIGTQKDVDEKCWSDLDFCLKKKLWHALAKTQSEKAAWALAMDRMVNMVSVNPGLIVGPSVAQHNPRPTMSYLKGAAQMYENGVLAYVDVEFVADVHIRAFEDTSACGRYFCFNQIVNTEEEALKLVQTLSPLIPMPPR; this is encoded by the exons atgaatcaagaaaagaccatttcttgttgttgtgttcTTGATGCTTCCACTTATGTTGGTTTCTGGATTCTCAAGAGATTGCTCACTAGAGGTTACTCTGTTCACGCAGCTATCCGTAAAAACG GGGAGAGTGTGCTTGAAGAGAAAATCAGAGACATGGAAGCTAACGAAGAGAGATTAGAGGTTTATGATGTGGATGTGTTAGATTACCAAAGTATCCTCATTTCTCTCAACAATTGTAATGCTGTCTTCTGTTGTTTGGATAATCCTGAAGGGTACGAT gaggagaaggaagtgGATTTGGAGGTGAGAGGAGCTATTAATGTGGTGGAAGCATGTGCAAGAACAGAGAGTATAGAGAAGATTGTGTTCTCATCTTCGTTAACTGCTGCAATTTGGAGAGATAACATTGGAACTCAGAAAGATGTTGATGAGAAGTGTTGGAGTGATCTTGACTTCTGTCTCAAAAAAAAG TTGTGGCATGCTCTTGCGAAGACACAGTCCGAGAAGGCAGCTTGGGCATTAGCCATGGATCGTATGGTCAACATGGTTTCGGTTAACCCGGGCCTCATCGTTGGACCATCAGTGGCTCAACACAACCCAAGACCGACCATGTCTTACCtcaaag GAGCTGCACAAATGTATGAGAACGGTGTGTTAGCGTACGTAGATGTTGAATTTGTAGCGGATGTTCACATTCGAGCATTCGAGGATACTTCGGCTTGTGGTAGATACTTTTGCTTCAACCAAATTGTGAACacggaagaagaagctctcaAGCTTGTACAAACTCTATCTCCTTTAATACCTATGCCACCAAggtaa
- a CDS encoding transmembrane protein (DUF788), with protein sequence MANQGAKKRKEENAKHMAKLRRIIIASNAVYFVVRMLIFYSSFTWKHWIGLVITSLAYAFPYKQLDQMAKPSVTDDGELIDGGFDMTTGGICGYLHDVIYITCFVQLASIITGKFWYTYLVIPAFGVYKASGLIRGFMSQGSEGGVEDEKSRKKREKMERKASRGQVVKTRTR encoded by the exons ATGGCGAATCAAGGAGCGAAGAAACGAAAGGAAGAGAACGCCAAACACATGGCTAAGCTCCGTCGTATCATCATCGCTTCCAAT GCTGTGTATTTCGTTGTGAGGATGTTGATTTTCTACTCAAGCTTTACTTGGAAACATTGGATCGGTTTAGTGATAACTTCGCTGGCTTACGCGTTTCCTTATAAGCAGCTTGATCAAATGGCTAAACCTAGTGTTACTGATGATGGTGAGCTTATTGATGGTGGATTTGACATGACCACTGGTGGAATCTGCGG ATATTTGCACGATGTCATCTATATCACTTGCTTTGTTCAGCTAGCTTCCATCATCACTGGGAAGTTTTGGTACACGTATCTTGTG atTCCTGCGTTTGGAGTGTATAAAGCTTCTGGTCTTATTCGAGGATTCATGTCACAAGGTTCAGAG GGAGGTGTGGAAGATGAAAAGTCTcgtaaaaagagagagaagatggaGAGGAAAGCTTCGAGAGGGCAAGTCGTCAAGACGAGAACAAGATGA